From Bacteroidales bacterium, one genomic window encodes:
- the carA gene encoding glutamine-hydrolyzing carbamoyl-phosphate synthase small subunit: MQSEKKIKLVLENGLEFQGYSFGYEASTDGEVVFNTAMVGYPESLTDPSYSGQILCLTYPIIGNYGVPEESLEDGISKVFESTKIHVRGLVISYYSPTFSHWDAVKSLDTWLKENKVPGIYGIDTRELTKILREKGTMLGRIVPASCRKYEKIHDPNLDNQVDIVSCKEPIVYNKGKKKKIVLVDCGVKNNILRCFVKRNVEITRVPWNYDFNKLKWDGLFISNGPGDPNLCVETVENIKVAMKTGKPIFGICMGNQLLAKAGGAKVYKLKYGHRSHNQPVRLAGSDRCFVTSQNHGFAVDGKTLGKDWEPLFVNMNDGTNEGIRHKTKPFFSSQFHPEASSGPTDTEFLFDEFVKML, encoded by the coding sequence ATGCAATCAGAGAAAAAAATAAAATTAGTCTTAGAGAATGGCCTTGAGTTTCAAGGCTATTCTTTTGGGTATGAGGCCTCAACTGACGGAGAGGTTGTATTCAATACCGCAATGGTAGGATATCCGGAGAGTTTGACCGACCCTTCTTATTCCGGTCAGATTCTTTGTTTAACCTACCCTATTATAGGTAATTACGGCGTTCCGGAAGAATCTTTGGAAGACGGTATCTCCAAGGTGTTTGAATCAACTAAAATTCATGTACGCGGCCTTGTTATCTCCTATTATTCCCCTACTTTCAGCCACTGGGATGCGGTAAAATCTTTGGATACATGGCTTAAGGAGAACAAGGTTCCCGGAATTTACGGCATTGATACAAGGGAGCTTACAAAGATATTGAGAGAGAAGGGAACAATGCTCGGAAGAATTGTTCCGGCATCATGCAGAAAGTATGAAAAAATCCATGACCCAAATCTGGATAACCAAGTTGATATTGTAAGCTGCAAAGAACCAATTGTTTACAATAAGGGAAAGAAGAAAAAGATAGTGCTTGTGGACTGCGGCGTCAAGAACAACATCCTAAGATGTTTTGTTAAGAGAAATGTAGAGATTACAAGAGTTCCGTGGAATTATGATTTCAATAAATTAAAATGGGATGGTTTGTTTATATCAAATGGTCCCGGAGATCCTAATTTGTGCGTGGAAACCGTTGAGAATATTAAAGTTGCAATGAAGACGGGTAAGCCGATTTTTGGAATTTGCATGGGAAATCAGTTGCTTGCCAAGGCCGGAGGAGCAAAGGTATACAAGTTAAAGTACGGGCATAGAAGTCATAACCAGCCGGTTAGACTGGCCGGCAGCGACCGGTGCTTTGTAACATCTCAGAATCACGGTTTTGCAGTTGACGGAAAAACACTTGGCAAGGATTGGGAGCCGTTGTTTGTGAATATGAATGACGGAACTAATGAGGGAATCAGACATAAGACAAAGCCATTCTTCTCTTCTCAGTTCCATCCGGAGGCTTCAAGCGGACCTACCGATACCGAATTTCTATTTGATGAATTTGTTAAAATGCTATAA
- the carB gene encoding carbamoyl-phosphate synthase (glutamine-hydrolyzing) large subunit, which yields MKKKVSGKTAEEERKKIKKVLVLGSGALKIGEAGEFDYSGSQALKALKEEHIETVLINPNIATVQTSDGIADKIYFLPVTPYFVTRVIEKEKPQGILLAFGGQTALNCGVELNRQGVLKRFHVKVLGTPVQAIMDTEDRELFVEKLAEIGVKTIKSHAVENIDDALSAANELGYPVIIRAAYALGGLGSGFCNNDEELKKLTAKAFTFSPQVLVEKSLKGWKEIEYEVVRDQFDNCITVCNMENFDPLGIHTGESIVVAPSQTLSNYEYFWLREIAIKIVRHIGIIGECNVQYAFDPQSEDYRVIEVNARLSRSSALASKATGYPLAFVAAKLGLGYGLYDLNNSVTKTTPAFFEPALDYIVCKIPRWDLSKFHQVSRLIGSSMKSVGEVMAIGRSFEEAIQKGMRMIGRGAHGFVANKEMHVDDIDKELKEPTDSRIFVISKAFEAGYTVDQIHKATKIDKWFLDRLDNIYSISKEVEKADKLEDVDKELMLRAKSAGFSDFQIGRLVYKDKVDPDTYTTVIRKYRKSLGVVPVVKQIDTLAAEFPAKTNYLYLTYNGKYNDIRYEKDGKSVIVLGSGAYRIGSSVEFDWCSVNCLNTIRKRGWRGVMINYNPETVSTDYDMCDRLYFDELTFERVMDIYDLEKPHGVVVSVGGQIPNNLAMRLNDEHVKLLGTSALSIDNAEDRHKFSAMLDKLGINQPRWSELTTLDDIHKFVDKVGYPVLVRPSYVLSGAAMNVCSNDHELREFLRLAAEVSQKHPVVVSEFIQHAKEIEFDAVAKKGEIIAYAISEHIEFAGVHSGDATIQFPPQKLYVETVRRLKKISRKIAEALKISGPFNIQYMAKENDILVIECNLRASRSFPFVSKVLKMNLIELATRVMLGEDVKAPDKSAFDLDYVGIKASQFSFSRLLKADPVLGVDMASTGEVGCLGDDTAEAILKSMISVGYKIPGKSLLLSTGDGKQKAEMLEACKILSKKGYTLYATGGTYRYLKDNNIPATLVYWPSEKGMQPQATDLIQNKMIDMVVNIPKNLTQTELDNGYKVRRASVDFNIPLLTNARLASAFINAFCTINEDDIQIKSWDEY from the coding sequence ATGAAAAAGAAAGTAAGCGGCAAGACGGCAGAAGAAGAGAGAAAAAAAATAAAGAAAGTACTTGTGCTTGGTTCCGGAGCTCTTAAAATTGGAGAGGCCGGAGAGTTTGACTACTCTGGTTCTCAAGCTCTTAAAGCATTGAAAGAGGAGCACATAGAGACGGTTCTTATTAATCCTAATATCGCGACAGTTCAGACTTCAGACGGGATTGCAGATAAAATTTATTTCCTGCCAGTAACGCCATACTTTGTAACAAGGGTTATTGAAAAGGAGAAACCGCAGGGAATCCTGCTTGCCTTTGGCGGTCAGACTGCGCTAAACTGCGGAGTGGAACTTAACCGCCAGGGCGTGCTAAAACGTTTTCACGTTAAGGTGTTAGGCACTCCTGTTCAGGCAATTATGGACACGGAGGACCGTGAACTTTTTGTAGAAAAGCTTGCGGAGATTGGAGTAAAGACTATCAAGAGCCACGCTGTGGAAAATATTGATGATGCGCTAAGTGCTGCTAATGAGCTTGGTTATCCGGTGATTATCAGAGCGGCATACGCACTAGGAGGTTTAGGCAGCGGTTTCTGCAATAATGATGAAGAGCTTAAAAAACTTACCGCAAAAGCATTTACATTCTCTCCCCAAGTCCTTGTGGAGAAATCTTTGAAAGGCTGGAAAGAGATTGAATATGAGGTAGTAAGAGACCAGTTTGATAATTGTATTACGGTCTGCAACATGGAGAATTTTGACCCTCTTGGCATCCATACCGGTGAGAGCATTGTTGTAGCTCCATCTCAGACCCTTAGCAATTATGAATATTTTTGGCTGAGAGAGATTGCAATTAAAATTGTAAGACACATTGGAATCATTGGAGAGTGCAACGTTCAGTATGCGTTTGACCCTCAAAGTGAAGATTATAGAGTCATTGAAGTTAATGCAAGACTTTCACGTTCTTCCGCACTTGCCTCAAAGGCAACAGGTTATCCGCTTGCATTTGTTGCAGCAAAATTAGGTTTGGGATACGGATTATATGATTTGAATAACTCCGTTACAAAGACAACTCCTGCATTTTTTGAGCCTGCGCTGGATTATATTGTCTGCAAAATTCCAAGATGGGATCTTTCTAAATTCCACCAAGTCAGCAGATTGATTGGAAGCAGCATGAAGTCCGTGGGAGAAGTTATGGCCATAGGCAGAAGTTTTGAGGAGGCTATTCAAAAGGGAATGAGGATGATAGGCAGAGGAGCGCACGGATTTGTGGCCAACAAGGAGATGCACGTTGATGATATTGACAAAGAGTTAAAGGAGCCTACCGATAGCCGTATCTTTGTGATATCCAAAGCATTTGAGGCAGGATATACCGTAGATCAAATTCACAAGGCAACAAAAATTGACAAATGGTTTTTGGACAGACTGGACAATATCTACTCTATAAGCAAAGAGGTTGAAAAGGCTGATAAGCTGGAAGATGTTGATAAGGAACTTATGCTAAGGGCAAAGAGCGCCGGATTCTCTGATTTCCAGATTGGCAGGCTTGTATATAAGGACAAAGTTGACCCGGATACATACACAACCGTTATAAGGAAATATAGAAAATCATTGGGCGTTGTTCCCGTTGTAAAACAGATAGATACGTTGGCCGCGGAGTTTCCTGCAAAGACAAATTATCTGTATCTTACATATAACGGCAAGTATAATGACATCAGGTATGAAAAGGATGGCAAGTCTGTAATTGTTTTAGGCTCAGGTGCGTATAGAATCGGCAGTTCCGTAGAGTTTGACTGGTGCAGCGTTAATTGCTTGAATACTATTAGAAAACGCGGATGGAGAGGAGTAATGATAAATTATAATCCGGAGACTGTTTCTACAGATTACGATATGTGCGACAGGCTCTATTTTGATGAGCTCACATTTGAGAGGGTAATGGATATTTATGACTTGGAGAAACCGCACGGAGTTGTCGTATCCGTAGGAGGACAAATTCCTAACAACCTTGCAATGAGACTAAATGACGAGCATGTTAAGTTGCTTGGCACATCCGCCCTATCTATAGACAATGCAGAAGACAGACACAAATTCTCTGCTATGCTGGACAAACTTGGCATCAATCAGCCAAGATGGAGCGAGCTTACCACTCTAGATGATATTCATAAGTTTGTAGATAAAGTTGGCTATCCGGTGCTTGTGCGTCCATCATACGTACTATCGGGAGCTGCAATGAATGTATGCTCTAATGACCATGAACTCAGGGAGTTCCTTAGACTTGCAGCGGAAGTGTCACAGAAGCACCCTGTCGTTGTAAGTGAGTTTATACAGCACGCAAAAGAGATAGAGTTTGATGCAGTTGCAAAGAAGGGAGAAATTATAGCTTACGCAATTTCTGAACATATTGAATTTGCCGGAGTCCATTCAGGTGATGCAACCATTCAATTTCCTCCGCAAAAGCTTTATGTAGAAACCGTTAGAAGGTTAAAGAAAATTTCCAGAAAGATTGCCGAAGCTCTTAAAATCAGCGGACCTTTCAATATTCAATATATGGCAAAGGAGAATGATATTCTTGTTATTGAGTGTAATCTTAGAGCCTCCAGAAGTTTCCCATTTGTCTCTAAAGTGCTTAAGATGAATCTTATAGAACTAGCAACGCGAGTAATGCTTGGTGAAGATGTCAAGGCCCCTGACAAGAGCGCATTTGATTTGGATTATGTTGGAATTAAAGCCTCTCAATTCTCATTCTCAAGATTGTTAAAAGCTGATCCGGTTCTGGGAGTTGACATGGCTTCCACCGGCGAGGTTGGATGCCTTGGGGACGATACCGCAGAAGCTATCTTAAAATCAATGATTTCAGTTGGTTATAAGATTCCCGGAAAGAGTCTTTTGCTATCTACCGGAGACGGCAAGCAAAAAGCTGAAATGCTTGAGGCGTGCAAGATTCTGTCCAAAAAAGGCTACACGCTTTATGCAACAGGCGGAACATACAGATACCTAAAGGATAACAATATACCGGCAACTCTTGTTTATTGGCCAAGTGAGAAAGGAATGCAGCCTCAAGCTACGGACCTGATTCAGAACAAGATGATTGATATGGTTGTTAACATCCCTAAGAATTTGACTCAGACTGAATTAGACAATGGCTACAAAGTGCGCAGAGCATCAGTAGACTTTAATATTCCGCTGCTTACAAATGCAAGGCTTGCAAGCGCATTTATTAATGCGTTCTGTACTATAAATGAGGACGATATACAGATTAAATCCTGGGACGAGTATTAG
- a CDS encoding DMT family transporter, with translation MGYTGGLIALFTAVLWTASSLIFEYATKNGGVLNVNLLRGIVAIVFLVATLFFVSGSFMPLYADFRTWTWMCISGIAGFVLCDICSFTAYGIITARYTQLIMTLSPPISALLGWLILGQRLSSLAGVGMILTLFGIGFSIFERSDHEDNKASSPHLIFPVRGVILAVIAAIGQGSSVVFSKIGMDDYASSIEVLKKTADPSSNIFKLSQNSFYIPMSGTMMRMLAAVVCFIIFVYFRGGFKGFFNFLHDRKSAGLSSLGAFIGSYIGVILSLAALNYISAAVVSTILSTVPILILLPDHFINHRKVTGRQIFGACISVVGVALFFL, from the coding sequence ATGGGATATACAGGCGGATTAATAGCGTTGTTTACTGCAGTTCTTTGGACCGCATCCTCTCTCATCTTTGAGTATGCGACTAAAAATGGAGGCGTGCTGAACGTCAATCTGTTACGCGGTATTGTCGCCATAGTTTTTCTGGTCGCCACCTTGTTTTTTGTGAGCGGCAGCTTTATGCCGCTGTATGCAGATTTTAGAACTTGGACTTGGATGTGCATATCAGGAATTGCCGGTTTTGTACTTTGCGATATATGTTCTTTTACTGCTTACGGAATAATCACCGCACGGTATACTCAGCTGATAATGACCCTTTCACCGCCAATTTCCGCATTATTGGGATGGCTGATTTTAGGACAAAGGCTCTCTTCTCTTGCCGGGGTAGGAATGATTCTGACCCTGTTTGGAATCGGATTTTCAATCTTTGAAAGGTCTGACCATGAGGACAATAAAGCTTCCAGTCCGCATCTTATATTTCCGGTGCGCGGTGTCATCCTTGCTGTAATAGCTGCAATTGGACAGGGCAGCAGCGTGGTTTTCAGCAAAATAGGCATGGATGATTATGCGTCCAGCATAGAAGTTTTAAAGAAAACCGCAGATCCATCTTCTAATATTTTTAAACTATCTCAGAACAGCTTTTATATACCAATGTCAGGCACAATGATGAGAATGCTTGCGGCCGTTGTATGTTTTATCATATTTGTCTATTTCAGAGGAGGATTTAAAGGCTTTTTTAATTTTCTTCACGATAGAAAATCTGCGGGACTTTCCAGTTTAGGAGCGTTTATTGGTTCTTACATTGGCGTGATTCTCTCACTTGCAGCGTTAAACTACATCAGTGCCGCAGTAGTATCAACAATACTTTCAACGGTGCCAATATTAATACTGTTGCCGGACCATTTTATCAATCATAGAAAAGTGACAGGGCGTCAGATATTTGGAGCATGCATCAGCGTTGTGGGAGTTGCGTTGTTTTTTTTGTAG
- a CDS encoding calcium/sodium antiporter — protein MEYLYLVIGLVLVLAGANYLVDGATAVAKRFGISDMVIGMTIVGIGTSTPEMVVSFMGAAQGNADIAVGNIVGSNICNILLILGISALVYPLVLTRNNIIKDIPFVLLSTAALCAVALDKQISGASENILSLGDGIVLLLFFAVFMVYSFLTAHKPEPEQDKIANQEVPPVKKDNKWKRTWLPILMIIGGLVVLIVGGDIFVNAATKVAKMLGVSDVIIAVTIVAIGTSVPELATSVIAAAKKNTGLALGNVVGSNIFNVFLILGGSALITPLNLGNFGMINFIALGVATLALFICAFTFRKRYIDRTEGVLFLLMYIAYIIKGF, from the coding sequence ATGGAGTATTTATATCTTGTTATAGGTCTGGTCCTTGTATTGGCGGGAGCAAATTATCTGGTAGATGGCGCAACTGCGGTTGCAAAAAGATTTGGGATTTCCGACATGGTTATAGGAATGACAATTGTCGGGATTGGAACTTCTACTCCAGAAATGGTAGTGAGCTTTATGGGGGCGGCACAAGGAAATGCAGATATTGCTGTCGGGAATATCGTAGGTTCTAACATTTGCAACATATTGTTAATCTTGGGAATAAGCGCACTTGTCTACCCTCTTGTACTTACCAGAAATAACATAATTAAAGACATCCCGTTTGTATTGCTTTCAACAGCAGCGCTTTGCGCCGTCGCATTAGACAAACAGATTAGCGGAGCGTCTGAAAACATTCTCTCTCTCGGTGACGGAATTGTTCTTCTCCTGTTCTTTGCAGTCTTTATGGTTTACTCTTTTCTAACTGCGCACAAGCCTGAACCAGAACAAGATAAAATTGCCAACCAGGAAGTGCCGCCGGTAAAAAAAGATAACAAATGGAAACGGACATGGCTCCCTATTTTGATGATTATCGGTGGGCTTGTTGTACTAATTGTTGGCGGAGATATATTTGTTAACGCAGCAACAAAAGTCGCAAAGATGCTTGGAGTTTCTGATGTAATTATTGCTGTCACGATAGTTGCCATTGGCACTAGCGTGCCGGAACTTGCAACATCCGTAATAGCAGCAGCCAAAAAGAATACAGGTCTTGCCCTTGGCAACGTAGTGGGTTCCAACATATTCAATGTATTTTTGATTTTGGGAGGCAGCGCATTGATAACACCGCTCAATCTTGGAAATTTTGGGATGATTAACTTTATTGCGCTTGGGGTTGCTACACTTGCATTGTTTATTTGCGCCTTTACTTTCCGCAAGCGTTATATTGACCGTACGGAGGGCGTTCTGTTCCTGCTAATGTACATTGCCTATATAATCAAAGGCTTCTAG
- the rmuC gene encoding DNA recombination protein RmuC — protein MEINIAYMIIVVVILAGAIIALLNIAVGQKKTIAKYMSENDKFMQNLMTTIQNFHKENKDDYTRAQDSQRQEIAEKIKDFNDSFNRGVGLLTENQKNQLASMEKVQGERLKSLEDMQREKLATLDKTQNKMVDDTNDKLEKMRQTVEEKLDKTLTDRIGKSFETVGKQLVDVQKGLGEMQTLAQDVGGLKKVLSNVKMRGGVGEVQLKMLLEQFLAPGQYEANVHTKEKGEVVEFAVKFPGTAGGTVWVPIDSKFPQDTYDHLIAAYESSDKDRVDAARKELSAVIKKNAKDIKDKYIEVPKTTKFGIMFLPFEGLYAEVARDNDLLNQVQREYDVMIAGPTNLAALLTSFQVGFQTLAIQKRGDEVWNILGAVKVEFGKFGDLLEKAKGKIQGGLNDIDTLVTTRTNVINRKLKDVSELDDHQSDDLLDK, from the coding sequence ATGGAGATTAACATAGCTTATATGATTATTGTTGTGGTGATTTTGGCAGGAGCTATCATTGCATTATTAAATATTGCCGTGGGGCAGAAGAAGACTATTGCAAAATATATGTCTGAGAATGATAAGTTTATGCAAAATCTGATGACAACAATTCAGAATTTCCATAAAGAGAACAAGGATGATTATACCCGTGCTCAAGATTCTCAGAGACAGGAAATTGCTGAGAAAATAAAAGATTTTAATGATTCTTTTAATAGGGGTGTAGGACTGCTTACTGAAAACCAGAAAAATCAGCTTGCAAGTATGGAAAAGGTCCAGGGGGAGAGGCTTAAGTCGCTTGAAGATATGCAGAGGGAGAAACTGGCAACGTTGGACAAGACTCAAAATAAGATGGTTGATGATACCAATGATAAATTGGAGAAGATGAGGCAGACAGTGGAGGAGAAGCTGGATAAAACGCTCACAGACAGAATAGGAAAGAGTTTTGAAACTGTCGGGAAGCAACTAGTGGATGTCCAAAAAGGGCTGGGGGAAATGCAGACTCTTGCCCAAGATGTTGGCGGACTTAAGAAGGTTTTGAGCAATGTTAAGATGCGCGGCGGAGTAGGTGAGGTGCAGCTGAAAATGCTTCTGGAACAGTTCCTTGCGCCAGGACAGTATGAGGCAAACGTGCATACAAAAGAGAAGGGTGAGGTTGTGGAATTTGCAGTTAAATTTCCCGGTACTGCCGGAGGTACTGTTTGGGTCCCGATAGATTCTAAATTTCCGCAAGATACTTATGATCACTTGATTGCAGCCTATGAAAGTTCAGATAAAGATAGAGTGGATGCTGCAAGAAAAGAGCTTTCCGCAGTCATTAAAAAGAATGCTAAAGACATTAAAGATAAATACATAGAGGTTCCAAAGACTACAAAATTTGGCATCATGTTTCTGCCTTTTGAGGGACTTTATGCAGAAGTCGCAAGAGACAATGATTTGCTAAATCAGGTTCAGAGAGAGTATGATGTTATGATTGCCGGACCGACAAATCTTGCCGCGCTGCTTACTAGTTTCCAGGTTGGTTTCCAGACACTTGCAATTCAGAAGAGAGGGGATGAGGTTTGGAATATATTAGGTGCTGTTAAGGTTGAGTTTGGTAAATTTGGAGATTTGCTGGAGAAGGCAAAAGGGAAAATACAGGGCGGTCTCAATGATATTGATACGCTTGTAACTACCAGAACTAATGTGATTAACCGCAAGCTTAAGGATGTTTCTGAGCTTGATGATCACCAATCAGATGATCTTCTAGATAAATAG
- a CDS encoding MarR family transcriptional regulator produces MILNKQVGVFLNLVHNKFKQYVSSIFQSQGFNITPEQFLVMDTLWDEGVLSQQQIADIIIKDKNSVVKLIDGLEEKKLVKRIPNSKDRRQNLIQVTPYAKSIQQEVTELAMEAVNLIIKEIPKKQMYDFIQVLSKMASNMNTDVNLKELAKRFPTKGTDQIKEIKSGLDKVRPDFDKIK; encoded by the coding sequence ATGATACTTAATAAACAAGTCGGAGTATTTTTGAACTTGGTACACAATAAGTTCAAGCAATATGTCTCCTCTATTTTCCAGAGCCAGGGATTCAATATTACCCCAGAACAGTTCCTTGTTATGGACACTCTTTGGGATGAAGGCGTGCTTTCTCAGCAGCAAATTGCAGACATTATTATAAAGGATAAGAACTCTGTCGTAAAGCTTATAGACGGACTGGAAGAGAAAAAACTGGTAAAGAGAATTCCAAATTCAAAAGATAGAAGACAGAATCTTATTCAGGTAACCCCCTATGCAAAGAGCATTCAGCAAGAAGTTACCGAGCTTGCAATGGAAGCTGTTAATCTGATTATCAAAGAGATACCAAAGAAGCAAATGTACGATTTCATACAAGTGCTCTCTAAGATGGCAAGCAATATGAACACAGACGTTAATCTTAAAGAGCTTGCAAAAAGATTTCCTACCAAAGGGACAGATCAGATAAAGGAGATTAAGTCCGGGCTTGACAAGGTTAGACCGGATTTTGACAAAATCAAGTAA
- a CDS encoding 4Fe-4S dicluster domain-containing protein: MGKLYDRLMKDYRIKEGLNACINCGTCTAICPAAEFYKYDPRQIVDIVQSQDDAEIEKLLKSNTIWYCGECMSCVTRCPRKNAPGLVIMALRSLSIDMGYFMESEKGRQQYVVSKDLCGNILNYGYCVYPRTFKYATHKEAGKVWKWEEEHLEDVYERLNANLDGPGPGAVRKIPQKDLDEIKRIFDVTGGTDRVNAVKAAAEKKAKELGLTEEEYFNKIYTECSDIHFNH, encoded by the coding sequence ATGGGAAAGTTATACGACAGATTGATGAAGGACTACAGGATTAAGGAGGGTTTGAACGCCTGCATCAATTGTGGCACATGTACGGCTATCTGCCCCGCCGCGGAGTTTTATAAGTATGATCCGCGACAGATTGTAGATATTGTACAGAGCCAGGATGACGCTGAAATTGAGAAGCTTCTAAAGAGCAATACAATTTGGTACTGCGGAGAATGCATGAGCTGCGTTACAAGATGCCCGCGTAAAAATGCGCCGGGACTTGTTATTATGGCATTAAGAAGTCTCTCCATTGACATGGGGTATTTCATGGAATCAGAGAAAGGGAGACAGCAGTATGTTGTTTCTAAAGATTTGTGCGGCAATATATTAAACTATGGTTACTGCGTTTATCCAAGAACGTTCAAATATGCAACTCATAAAGAAGCGGGCAAAGTTTGGAAGTGGGAGGAAGAGCACCTGGAAGATGTATATGAAAGACTTAACGCAAATTTAGACGGTCCCGGACCGGGCGCCGTAAGAAAAATTCCCCAGAAAGATTTGGATGAAATTAAGAGAATTTTTGATGTCACCGGAGGGACGGACAGAGTAAATGCCGTAAAAGCTGCCGCAGAGAAAAAGGCTAAGGAACTGGGACTTACGGAGGAGGAATACTTTAATAAAATATACACGGAGTGCAGCGATATTCATTTTAATCATTAG
- a CDS encoding heterodisulfide reductase subunit B, with protein sequence MIYEGKQKIWSDYQKEIPDDHYFYVRSCIRQAFFPASEWAFLDITRNKLNKDIFETEHHTTCGGIAYHSDAIPQETVMTIIARQFALMHKYGYENYVCSCITSFGLYCETLESWREFPDLQNKIAENLKKATGLDFAKPKFLVHASDLVYKYRNLIAAQAKFKLVDKETGKPLRVVEHIGCHYSKMFPSKGVGGAEYPYVLAGMVEAWGGEVVDYPERRHCCGFGFRQYFVQSNRGYSLANTHKKFESMEPYKPDMIITNCPGCPYFMDRWQYVIAETQGKTYGQNGHGIPVFTYEEVAGLVLGYDPWDLGLQTHQIGPEPVLDKMGIPYDPAKKYLGKNGKDIGKPDYVECIK encoded by the coding sequence ATGATATACGAGGGCAAACAAAAAATATGGAGCGATTATCAGAAGGAAATTCCTGATGACCACTATTTCTATGTAAGAAGCTGCATACGCCAGGCATTCTTTCCTGCGAGCGAATGGGCTTTTCTGGATATTACAAGGAATAAATTAAATAAGGATATTTTTGAGACAGAGCATCATACAACGTGCGGCGGAATTGCCTATCACTCTGATGCAATCCCCCAGGAAACTGTCATGACAATTATTGCAAGACAATTTGCCCTGATGCACAAGTATGGTTATGAGAATTATGTCTGTTCCTGCATCACTTCATTCGGACTTTATTGCGAGACTTTGGAATCATGGAGAGAATTTCCTGACCTTCAGAATAAAATAGCTGAAAATCTTAAAAAGGCCACGGGACTGGATTTTGCAAAGCCAAAATTTCTTGTTCACGCCAGCGATCTTGTTTATAAATACAGAAATTTAATTGCCGCGCAAGCCAAATTTAAACTTGTAGATAAGGAAACCGGCAAGCCGCTGAGAGTGGTGGAACACATTGGTTGTCACTATTCTAAGATGTTTCCGTCTAAAGGCGTTGGAGGCGCGGAATATCCTTATGTTCTTGCCGGAATGGTTGAAGCATGGGGTGGAGAAGTTGTGGATTATCCTGAACGCAGGCACTGCTGCGGTTTTGGTTTCCGTCAATATTTTGTTCAGAGCAACAGAGGGTATTCCCTTGCAAACACTCATAAAAAATTTGAGAGCATGGAGCCGTACAAACCTGATATGATAATTACAAACTGCCCGGGCTGCCCCTATTTCATGGACCGCTGGCAGTATGTAATAGCTGAAACACAGGGAAAAACATACGGACAGAACGGACACGGAATTCCCGTATTTACTTATGAGGAAGTGGCAGGACTTGTATTAGGTTATGACCCTTGGGATTTGGGACTGCAAACGCATCAGATTGGACCTGAGCCAGTTCTGGATAAAATGGGAATCCCATATGACCCTGCAAAAAAATATCTTGGGAAGAACGGAAAGGACATTGGCAAGCCGGATTATGTTGAATGTATCAAATAA